Within Palaemon carinicauda isolate YSFRI2023 chromosome 14, ASM3689809v2, whole genome shotgun sequence, the genomic segment gaacaaatataaaagtcaatgacaattctactgtgcttatacctgtcgaattcaggtattttgtacttagaattgaaatcaacccatcttcaccatcgtagctaattggtagtttgttacttggcattcaattaatgataaattttgcacatttttacgtgtttttcatattcaaataagccatatatatttttgatatattaatgtctggattctcttaacaacctcgggatcacagacccaggcgaaatatatatatatatatacagtatactgaacaCACACGAGTGTTATTGTTTCTGAGTATATAGATCGATACATATGCAGGCTCTTTACCCTATCTTGATTTTACTATAAGACTCAACAATGCCATCTAATACCCCAAAACAAAGAAACTGTAGATATGGAAACCACAAATAGCTCACTCCTTTAAGATTCCATTATATTTCTGGCATAATAATATTCCCATTCTACCACCTCTCCGCTTTCAAAGAGAACGATGTCTATGTGGGAAGTTTTAAGGAAATCCTTttataaaataaagaggaaaatccTGTTATTTCAGACGAACTCCAACGAAAAATGAACGAATCATTGAGAAACAATACTATGTCCCCCAAGAGGGAAGTAAGCCACCATGTTGCATAAGCCCAAATAAAGGTTTCcgtagagatggaaaaaaaattgtttgtgatTTGAACAATTGAATAAGTTAGGGAAAATAAAGTTAATCTTCTTATCTTGTCAAAAGTGGCATTAGTGCACATGAGCGAAAGTCACTGAGAAACTGAAAGGGGAAATCCACAGAGGAAACAAACATTGACTGAAGAAAAACGAAATAATGTATTTCATATGGGGAAAAAAACCTTAAAAATCCTATTTGAAGGATATTATAATGAAGAATTGGAGAAAGGATTACTGGGACGTGTTCCCCGAGAAACAGATGCTTAATCCTTTAATGGTAAACAGTAGAATTTGGGATTAAAGTACAAAGCCCGAGTAGCACTCGAAACGGAAgtagtggaagaagaagaagaaaccacaGCGGTTACAATGGCATTATAAACATAAGCAGGAAGATTACTAGGAGCATAAGCAGGAAGATTACTATGAGTATAAGCAAGAGGATTACTAGGAGCATTAGCAGGAAGATTACTAGGAGCATAAGCAGGAGGGTTACTAAGAGCATAAGCAGGAGGATTACTAAGAGTATAATTAGGAGGATAACTAGGAGCACAAGCAGGAAGATTACTTGGGGGCATAAGTAGGAGGATTACTAGGAGCATAAGCAGGAGAATTACTAAGAGCATAAGCAGGAAGATTACTAAGAGCATAAGCAGGAGGGTTACTAGGAGCATAAGCGGGAAGATTACTGGGAGCATAAACAGGAGGATAACTAGGAGCATAAGCGGGAAGATTACTAGGAGCATAATCAGGAGGATTACTAAAAGCATAAGCTGGAAAATTACTAGGAGCATAAGCAGGAAGATTAATAGGAGCATAAGCAGGAGGATTGCTAGAAGCATAAGCAGGAGGATAACTAGGAGCATAATCAGGGGGATTACTATAAGCATAAGCGTTAAGATTACTAGGAGCATTAACAACGTCAACATTAGTATAGACTGTtcgacattggatccttccctctgggtacggctcattttccctttgcctatacatacactgaatagtctgacctattctttacattcgcctctttcctcatacacttgacaacgctgGGATTATCAagcaattattcttcgctcaagaggttaactattgcactgtatttgttcagtggctacttttctcttggtaagggtagaagatactcttcagctatggtaaacagctcttctaggagaaagacactccaaaatcaaaccattgttctttagtctcgggtagtgccatagcctctgtaccatggtcttccactttcttgggttagagttttcttgcacattattctatcttatttctctttctcttgtatttttttttaagtttttatggtttacatatgaaaggtttattttaatgttgttactattcttgaaatattttaattgttaattacttctcttgtagtttgtttatttcctttcctcactgggctattttccctgttggaacccttgagcttatagcatgctgtttttccaactatggttgtagcttagcaagtaataataataataataataataataataataataataatactattagtaGTAAAATCAGTACAAGTAATAGCAGGGGAAGCAGGTTTAGCAGCAGCACTGTCAGTAATAGCAGCAACCCGAAAGCAGCATAAACTGTACAATCAGTACAGGTAACAGCAGCAGTGGAAGCAGTTTTAGCAAGAAACCGTCAGTAACAGTAGCAGTTGAATTAGTTTTAGCAGCAACACCCTTAGTGACAGAAGCAACCCAAAAGCAGCATAAGTTACAGCAATAACCACATAAGCTGTATCAGCAGTAACAGCCCAAACACCAGTGGAATCAATTTCAGCAGCAACACCGTCAGTATTAGCAGCACCAtcgtcaataacaacaacaacccaaAAGCAGCATAAGCTGCAGCAGTATTCGCAAAATCTGCTTCTGTAGTAACAGCAAAAACAAAAGTGGAATCAGTTTTAGTAACAACCCCGTAAGTAACAGCAGCAACATAGTCAATAACAGCAGCAACCAAGAAGCAGCATAAGTTGCAGCAGTATCCGCACAAGCCGTGTCAGTAGAAACTGCAAAACTAATAGTGGAAGCAGTTTTAACAGCAAAACCGTCAATAACAGCAGCAACATAGTCAATAACAGCAGCAACATTGTCAATAACAGCAGCAACCCAGAAGCAGCATAAGCTGCAGCAGTAACTACACAAGCCGTATCAGCAGTAACAGCCAAAACAACAGTGGAATCAGTTTTCGCAGAAACGTCGTCAGTAACAGCAGCAACATCGTCAATAACAGCAACCCAAAAGCAGCGTAAGCTGCAGCAGTATCCGCAAAAGCTGTTTCTGCAGGAACAGCAATAACTGCAATGGCAACCGTAAAAGCATCATTAGCAGTAACTAGAGTAACAGCAGCAACTATAAAAGTACTGTAGTAGCGATACCAGCAAAGACAAAAGAAacattagcctcctggctagtacagtggtaacgtgttcgcctagcatttgcatggcagcagattgatcccacacCAGGactctgagtttaagctgtttactgggagatcactgctgtggttgggcaccacagtgaggtgtTGGGCTTGGCCGGCTGACGGTTCTCTGGAGCGGTTAAGCATTCATTAGTGCCTCTCTGTTCAGGACCTTTCAGGATACTGCAACAGGTCTATCTTCTGGTGAGGATCTATTCTGACGACACTTGAATTGAAAATAgacaccttttcctttgtaagaaaagctactatagtccatttcttttagcgatgcatatttgcaccgactcgcagcggtgccttttagctcggaaaagtttcctgatcgctgattggttagaattatcttgtccaaccaatcagcgatccggaaacttttccgagctaaaaggccaccgccgcgagtcggtgcaaatatgcatcgctaaaagaaatggactatagtactccCCTTTTTGAAGGAACGCCTTTTCATTAGACATTCTAAAAACATTATCATATTCAATGTCCAATTTACAGATCCGGAGACTCTAATTCGAACAGTGAAATCGACTTAGAAGTGCCACCGCTTCAAGCCACTTTTGTATTCAGTCTACTAAAAACATCAcgtcagtaaaaaaagaaaagaaaagaattaaatgaAATACATAGGAGGTCCGgacgtcctgtagagagtgggcCCATAAACGTACTAAAAGCAGGTTCctttgaatttatttttctctgtatatttttatttggaaTTCAGTACTTTTGAGTACAAAGTCTTTTTTTGGTAAAGTCTGGATTGCAGTTGAGTCAATATTTTTTTCCCCCTAAGGATTTTTATACTTTTCCAGTTAGGGTATAAGAGAAAAGacctcgattgattgattgatttaagttcAAAGTctgaccatgaatggcagaggtaagggagtgactgtgccctagctagcaggacaataccctagagactggccatatatccatatgatcagcaccctagccccctctccatcctagctaggaacagggaaggccaggcaatggctgttgatgattcagcaggtagacatataggttcctGCAAAATCCCTCATCTTTATATCACACGGATAGtgttgcaaacactacaaaaagctatcgatcctgagcgggactcgaaccccagtccgttgATCGCCAGGCATTATAATTGGTTATAGGAATAGTCAAGTTCTTATCTCTCATAAATGATCCTTTTCTCGTTGACTATCTACAGGAAACCCGCTTTAATATAAGAGAAAATAATATAATTGATTGATTTGTTTAAATATTCTGACATGGTAACGGTATAAAGGAATATCTTCGCAAAATTATTTTGGTCTCCGTTGAAAAAACCTTCAAAAATTTCTTATCAGGAGACACATGACAAAAGTGAATCTAAAAGTGTCATTTTTCATATCAATGGAAAACGGTTAAAGTGTCAGATTTGAAGCCGATATAAAAAAACTATATCCGGATGTCTAAAGAATGGAGTAGGATAGAGAGGTTGACAAAAGAATATAGTTTTTTTAAGAATCGTTGGAAGCGTACATTTTTCTTTGAAAGAACGgtacaacatacatacacacacacacatatataaatatatatatatatatatatatatatatatatatatatatatatatatatatatatagatatatatatatatatatatatatatatatatatatatataatatatatatatatatatatatatatatatatatatatatatatatatgtatatatatatatgtttgtaaatatgtatgtatatatatatatatatatatatatatatatatatatatatatatataaatagatatacatatatatgtatgtatgtatacatatatatataatatatatatatatatatgtatatatatatatatatatatatatatatatatatatatatatatatatatatatatatatatatatatatatataagcgtaaaaatcacaggaaaacgtgatgctcagatgcagaagaaccacagggaaaatgaaaatacgaaatatacgattaaatcctgactagtttcgtgatacttcttcagaggactgaagtctgaagaagtatcacgaaactagtcaggacttaatcgtatatttcgtattttcattttccctttggttcttctgcatatatatatatatatatatatatatatatatatatatatatatatatatatatacatatatatatatatatatatatatatatatatatatatatatataagtatatgtttacaacatacatctatatatacagtgtatatatatatatatatatatatatatatatatatatatatatatatatatatatatacatacatacatatatctatatacatacatacatatacaaacacacacacacacacacatacatatatatatatatatatatatatatatatatatatatatatatatatatatatatatagatatacatatatacacccagtGACTTCATGAAGTCACCGATAATAGACTTTAAAAAAACGAAATCTATGAGGAACTGAAGTCCCTGGAAGCATTCCAGCGTACACCCAGTATTCCAGCATTGCTTGGTAGCTGGAAATCCCCCTTCAACACCCTTCCCCCCTTTCCCAGTAAATGCATTCAACAGGGCAGTAAACAAAGATACATTTCCCAGCTTCTTCTTCCAGGGAGGCTTAAGAACCTTGCAAGCTGACATGCGAGAttaagggaggagggaggaggagggggggggggaggggggaggaggaggaggaggaggagttaagTTGGAGGATGGAGTACTCTGTCGAAATGGAGTGTGACACGCATCGTCtttaggagagaaaaaaaattagagaTTCTGGAATTCGCTTCTCTATTTTGAGATAGAAATAATCCAGCTATTTGGGCTTCTTCCAGACCTCCTTACTATCTCTTGTTTTCCATCCACCCTCCCTCCCTCTACCTCCCCTCCACCTCCCCTCCTCTCCTAGGTTTTTCTAGAGGCGAGGAGATAAGGAGAAAGAATTCTGGAAGAAATCCAGAGACGAATATCAACTGGTTGCTCTTAACTTCTTGGAAGATGTATGACGCGGCTcagagttatctgtcatttctcCGCTTACTTGCGAATGAATATGTcgcatgtataaatgtatttttatgtatccTGCCTTTGAATGGGGCactttaacgcggtgaaagggtttgcgcatcgccatgatcaacaaagctgtactatagtacatttttttttaaagtggcagatttgcaccgactcgcaggggcacccttttagctcggaaaagtttcatgatcgctgattggttggataagataattctagccaatcagcgatcaggaaacttttccgagctagaagggcaccgccgctagtcggtgcaaatctgcctcgctaaaagaaatggactatagtcaggggcACCCAggataggttggtttactgtgaccatcaccaatacacagtggccagcgtggtgatgaaaactggccaaaccccagacatgaattacgacatgtctgaggcctttgtcatacatTTGCTGTTGTTATTTATATATCCTCCCTTTGAATGAGGCACCTTAACGTGATGAGAGGGTTTGCCAattaccatgatcaacaaagctgtactagtcagggccacccataataggttggtctgctttgagcgatcacactaaaatctcccactatcaccgaTCTACAAcggtggtgatgaaaagtggcctaaCCCCCGACATGAATAACGTCATGTATGGGGCCTTCGTcatacatttgttgttattattattattattattattattattattattattattaataatattattattattattattactattattattattattagccaagctacaaccctagttggaaaagcaagacgctataaacccaaaggttccaacaggaaaaaatagcccactgaggaaaggaaataaggaaataaataaatgatgagaacaaattaacaataaatcattctacaaacagtaacaacgtcaaaacatgtcatatataaactataaacagacttatgtcaacctgtttaacctAAAAACATTGactacattgttgttgttgttgttgtataggtacgtatatacatacaatgaTTAGACTATGGTTTAAGGAATTGCTTCTATCACTGTTTGTGTATACTGTAGATATTCGCGAATGGATAAAAATAACGACAACTGACAATTAATAAATGAGATATGTACCAAAACACGGAAGAATGTGAAAAAAATCTTTTGTCTTATTGAGTGTGACGACTTCACTAAGACAAAAGCATTTActcaaattacttatttttttacttTCCCTAAGATATAGACGAGCATCTACGTATAATTTTTATACTGCTTTTAAATGcatatatgacatttttttttttactttacattttatatatagaaatgcaTGTATATAGACTTTTTAGTcttcttataaatgtatatacaagaatttttttttataatatatagatgcatatgtactgtatatatatatatatatatatatatatatatatatatatatatatatatatatatatatatatatatatatatatatatatatatatatatatatattaatatataatgctttttaatgtaatataatatattttttttccacttttccttAGTATACAAACGCGTATGTATCTACACTTCTCAATGCTGCTTTTTAATGTACAGTACATTGTTGAAAACATGGCATAAAAACGGTAAACATcctaaataaatgttgccaggcattagtCGTTTTATGAaccgatatattgatgtaaagaagtgttattacggtcaacaacccataaaagttaataacaaagtaggggaaaatcacggtcgcctgtattttactgaaatacgggtgagaatagtttattttttacggagaatttctgattaaaattgcgtttttttaccGGTGTATATATTACTTTTTTGTCACGTTTCCTTTTCAGCGTATGTAAGTATATTTCTCTATaat encodes:
- the LOC137652939 gene encoding uncharacterized protein; the protein is MYRQRENEPYPEGRIQCRTVYTNVDVVNAPSNLNAYAYSNPPDYAPSYPPAYASSNPPAYAPINLPAYAPSNFPAYAFSNPPDYAPSNLPAYAPSYPPVYAPSNLPAYAPSNPPAYALSNLPAYALSNSPAYAPSNPPTYAPK